A stretch of Chloracidobacterium validum DNA encodes these proteins:
- a CDS encoding carbon-nitrogen hydrolase has translation MTSRPFTLGLVQMRCVADRTENLDRAAHFIREAAQQGAQVICLPELFQSPYFCQREDTALFDRAEPLDDSPSLHAMQAVARATKTYVITPFFERRAAGLYHNSVALVDDHGELRGLYRKMHIPDDPAYYEKFYFTPGDLGFVAFDTPYGRIASLICWDQWFPEGARLAALRGATVLFYPTAIGWHPYEKETHGAAQRDAWRTVQRGHAIANGLYVAAVNRIGFEPSPIDDQGGLEFWGSSFVADPQGILIAEAPTDTETVLLAEVTPARLEDVRRNWPFLRDRRIDAYDGLTRRFLDT, from the coding sequence ATGACCTCACGACCGTTCACACTCGGCCTGGTGCAGATGCGGTGTGTGGCCGACCGCACGGAAAACCTCGACCGCGCCGCGCATTTCATCCGGGAAGCCGCGCAGCAAGGGGCGCAGGTCATCTGCCTGCCTGAACTTTTCCAGTCGCCTTACTTTTGCCAGCGTGAAGACACGGCGTTATTCGACCGCGCCGAACCGCTCGACGACAGCCCCTCGCTGCACGCCATGCAGGCCGTTGCGCGAGCAACCAAAACCTACGTTATCACGCCGTTTTTTGAGCGCCGGGCGGCCGGTCTCTACCACAACAGCGTAGCGCTGGTGGACGACCACGGCGAGCTGCGCGGTTTGTATCGCAAGATGCACATCCCCGACGATCCGGCCTACTACGAGAAGTTTTACTTCACACCGGGCGACCTGGGGTTTGTCGCCTTCGATACGCCCTACGGACGCATCGCGTCGCTCATCTGCTGGGATCAGTGGTTTCCCGAAGGGGCGCGGCTGGCCGCGCTCCGCGGCGCAACCGTGCTGTTCTACCCAACCGCCATCGGTTGGCATCCGTATGAAAAGGAAACGCATGGCGCGGCCCAGCGCGACGCCTGGCGGACGGTGCAACGGGGTCACGCCATTGCCAATGGGCTGTATGTGGCAGCCGTCAACCGCATCGGCTTTGAACCTTCCCCGATTGACGATCAGGGGGGATTGGAGTTTTGGGGCAGTTCGTTTGTCGCCGACCCACAGGGCATCCTCATTGCCGAGGCGCCAACCGACACGGAAACGGTCCTGCTGGCGGAAGTCACGCCGGCGCGGCTCGAGGATGTGCGGCGCAACTGGCCCTTCCTGCGCGACCGACGCATTGACGCCTACGATGGGCTGACCCGCCGCTTCCTGGACACCTGA
- a CDS encoding SpoIIE family protein phosphatase, translating to MTGTSCFSRIWLGLLLVWLLGMPGLGQPSPTAGSPNLDQPITLYTWKYRSGDDPAWAAPGLNDTDWLPLNLAPGPTFSGGPRLGVGWYRTEVSVADLYRPGVRVNHVLGSCAYEVYVNGVRVGQFGEVTPRPRFPPGRFHLPMAIPAEALRPDGHLVVAIRAQEQATTLGNDLAFLGAQVGTYDYLAGQVFQARAEATQRDIFRISFVFAFAFFALYHLYLYASFTVFQKNRKERTEYLWLALIALGYAVNSFSISHTLTDNTSIQTYRLINAISVHFQLICGAEFIYSFLKRPVPKWVRGHQISQIICLVGTIAFPDQLLLPVMNEAIFSVSVLSLVAPVTVHIVHAAYRGVSEARALRMSISLILIAECIQVAQIALRSSELSESVMTRWLFYPVFRYAVDFSFGIFLLSMAVNVARRYRNEIESINRNLEQTVAERTTQVRYQRDELERKNQDIEDSLRYAQTMQQAILPTLGDLQSAFAEAFVLWKSRDIVSGDFYWFHKTETGGLLAVADCTGHGVPGAFMSFIGNDLLNQIVIERGIADPARILTELDQGVRRILKQGHAQSVGLDDGMDVGICRFDAGSVTFAGARRPLYVVADGEVTTHAGARHPIGGRLRKAREFENVAIPVAPQAMLYLTTDGFADQPDAGGRRFKTHALLRCLQDIAPRPATEQQARLEAALAAHAGATPQRDDITVVGVRLDPHRLDRLNGGADRVRL from the coding sequence ATGACTGGCACAAGCTGTTTCTCGCGTATCTGGCTTGGTCTGCTGCTTGTCTGGCTTCTCGGGATGCCGGGGTTGGGACAACCCTCTCCCACCGCTGGGTCGCCCAACCTAGACCAACCGATAACACTTTACACGTGGAAGTACCGGTCTGGTGACGATCCGGCCTGGGCCGCCCCAGGTCTGAACGACACGGATTGGTTGCCACTCAACCTCGCGCCAGGTCCGACATTTTCCGGTGGGCCCCGGCTGGGTGTGGGTTGGTATCGAACCGAAGTGTCCGTGGCCGACCTCTACCGACCTGGCGTTCGGGTCAATCACGTCCTGGGCAGTTGCGCGTATGAGGTGTATGTCAACGGGGTGCGGGTCGGTCAGTTCGGTGAAGTCACGCCTCGCCCACGCTTCCCCCCTGGGCGTTTTCACCTGCCGATGGCCATTCCGGCAGAGGCCCTGCGCCCGGACGGACATCTGGTGGTGGCGATTCGAGCGCAGGAGCAAGCCACGACACTCGGCAATGACCTGGCGTTTCTCGGCGCGCAGGTGGGGACATACGATTACTTGGCCGGCCAGGTCTTCCAAGCCCGCGCAGAAGCCACGCAGCGGGACATCTTCCGCATCAGCTTTGTCTTTGCTTTTGCCTTTTTCGCCCTTTACCACTTATATCTTTATGCCAGCTTTACCGTTTTCCAAAAAAACAGAAAAGAACGGACTGAGTACCTTTGGCTGGCCCTGATTGCCCTTGGCTACGCGGTCAACTCGTTCTCAATCTCGCACACCCTCACGGACAATACCTCTATCCAGACCTACCGCTTGATCAATGCGATTAGCGTTCACTTTCAACTCATCTGTGGCGCTGAGTTCATTTACAGCTTTTTGAAACGACCCGTGCCGAAGTGGGTAAGGGGCCACCAGATAAGTCAAATTATTTGCCTTGTCGGCACAATCGCATTTCCTGACCAGTTGCTATTGCCCGTCATGAACGAGGCTATTTTCTCGGTTTCCGTACTATCCCTGGTTGCCCCCGTTACCGTTCACATCGTGCACGCTGCCTACAGGGGAGTTTCCGAAGCCAGAGCGCTTCGGATGAGTATCAGCCTGATTCTGATCGCTGAGTGTATCCAAGTTGCGCAGATCGCCCTCCGTTCCTCAGAACTCAGCGAGTCCGTGATGACGCGCTGGCTTTTTTACCCCGTCTTCAGGTACGCCGTGGACTTCAGCTTCGGCATCTTTCTGCTCTCCATGGCCGTGAACGTTGCCCGGCGCTATCGAAACGAAATCGAAAGCATCAACCGGAACCTGGAACAAACAGTCGCTGAACGCACAACCCAAGTCCGTTACCAGCGGGATGAACTTGAGCGCAAAAACCAAGATATCGAGGATAGCCTGCGCTACGCCCAAACCATGCAGCAGGCGATTTTGCCGACACTCGGCGACTTGCAGTCCGCTTTTGCCGAAGCTTTTGTTTTGTGGAAATCACGTGACATCGTTTCGGGCGACTTCTACTGGTTTCACAAAACTGAAACCGGCGGCTTGCTGGCCGTTGCCGACTGCACCGGGCATGGCGTTCCAGGAGCGTTTATGTCCTTCATCGGCAATGACCTCCTGAACCAAATCGTCATCGAGCGCGGGATTGCCGACCCGGCGCGCATCCTGACCGAGCTGGACCAGGGCGTGCGACGCATCCTCAAGCAAGGTCACGCGCAGTCCGTCGGACTTGATGACGGGATGGATGTCGGCATCTGCCGTTTTGACGCCGGCAGCGTCACCTTTGCCGGCGCGCGCCGACCGCTGTATGTCGTAGCTGATGGCGAAGTGACCACGCATGCCGGAGCCCGGCATCCTATTGGCGGACGCTTGCGCAAGGCACGGGAGTTTGAAAACGTCGCTATTCCGGTTGCGCCCCAGGCGATGCTGTACTTGACGACGGATGGTTTTGCCGACCAGCCAGATGCTGGCGGCCGGCGCTTCAAAACCCATGCGCTGCTGAGATGCTTGCAGGACATCGCTCCCCGGCCGGCAACGGAACAACAGGCGCGGCTCGAAGCGGCGCTCGCTGCCCACGCCGGCGCGACGCCCCAACGCGATGACATAACAGTTGTGGGCGTGCGCCTTGATCCACACCGGCTTGACCGCCTAAATGGAGGTGCTGACCGTGTACGTCTTTGA
- a CDS encoding agmatine deiminase family protein, protein MEVLTVYVFDAMPATLGFRHPAEWEPQQATWLAFPHNRSDYPGKLRLVQWAYGEIIRKLSAHQTVNVVVSDATPDTRLLMLLKRVGACVERVRCFHFPTNRGWLRDAGPIFVARDQDGRRDLALCKFRFNAWAKYPDFHRDDELALRVAKTLNLPVFVPHVQGKPFVLEGGAVDVNGQGVVMTTEECLLDNETQPRNPHLSRAEVEAALHATLGVSTIWWLGKGIAGDDTHGHVDDLARFVNPTTLVLCDESDPSDANYAALKENHERAQDFRLPDGSRPEVIRLPMPRALTFDGQRLPASYANFYIANGIVLVPTFNDPNDRVALGTLSECFPDREVCGIHAVDLVWGLGTLHCLTHEQPAGMPAGAPAKPE, encoded by the coding sequence ATGGAGGTGCTGACCGTGTACGTCTTTGACGCCATGCCGGCCACGCTCGGTTTTCGTCATCCGGCCGAGTGGGAGCCGCAACAAGCAACTTGGCTGGCCTTCCCGCACAACCGGTCTGACTACCCCGGCAAGTTGCGCCTGGTTCAGTGGGCTTACGGCGAGATCATCCGCAAGCTATCAGCGCACCAAACCGTCAACGTGGTCGTTTCTGATGCCACGCCGGACACGCGCCTGCTGATGCTCCTGAAGCGCGTCGGCGCATGTGTCGAGCGCGTCCGTTGCTTTCACTTCCCCACCAACCGGGGTTGGCTGCGGGATGCCGGGCCGATTTTTGTCGCCCGCGACCAGGATGGACGCCGCGACCTGGCACTTTGCAAGTTTCGTTTCAACGCCTGGGCCAAATATCCTGATTTCCACCGGGATGACGAGTTGGCGCTCCGCGTGGCGAAAACACTCAACCTTCCGGTCTTCGTTCCGCACGTCCAGGGTAAGCCCTTCGTGCTGGAAGGCGGGGCAGTGGATGTCAACGGACAGGGCGTGGTCATGACGACCGAAGAGTGCCTACTCGACAACGAGACGCAGCCGCGGAATCCGCACTTGTCACGGGCCGAGGTGGAAGCCGCGCTCCACGCCACGCTTGGGGTGTCAACCATCTGGTGGCTTGGGAAAGGCATTGCCGGCGACGATACGCATGGCCACGTGGATGACCTGGCGCGGTTTGTCAATCCCACAACGCTCGTCCTGTGCGACGAGTCAGACCCTAGCGACGCCAACTACGCGGCGCTCAAGGAAAACCACGAACGCGCGCAAGACTTCCGCTTGCCGGACGGCTCGCGCCCGGAGGTCATTCGCCTGCCCATGCCGCGGGCGCTGACCTTCGATGGGCAGCGGTTGCCGGCTAGTTACGCTAACTTTTACATTGCAAATGGGATTGTCCTCGTTCCGACCTTCAACGACCCCAACGACCGCGTGGCGCTGGGGACGTTGAGCGAGTGCTTCCCCGACCGCGAGGTGTGTGGCATTCACGCCGTGGACTTGGTTTGGGGACTGGGCACCCTGCACTGTCTGACGCATGAACAACCGGCGGGCATGCCGGCCGGCGCGCCGGCCAAGCCGGAGTGA
- a CDS encoding alpha/beta hydrolase, with translation MASWQAAALSRVIALQIKRKPTSRADEAHIVRQARQKLGHMPGYVLPPIPDGLHIRPVAFATLDGDAARGEWLTWKTDYPTATVLYVHGGGYVTCSPQTHRPITVTLATLLRGRVFALDYRLAPEHRFPAALDDAVAAYRWLVETQGVSPNRLIIAGDSAGGGLTVSTLVRLRELGVPLPAGAVLYSPWTDLAGTGDTLETNTERDVMFYGAGIRLAGRIYAGDTPPDHPLVSPLYADLRGLPPLLVFASSSEVLLDDARRLATRAGEAGVSVALHIEADLPHVWPLFCRLIPEGRRTLAQTAAFVRRVINQVPPPASLWSESCHDNRIASRAIVASH, from the coding sequence ATGGCAAGTTGGCAGGCGGCTGCGCTCTCGCGCGTCATCGCCCTTCAAATCAAGCGCAAGCCAACGTCGCGCGCCGATGAAGCCCACATCGTACGCCAAGCGCGCCAAAAGCTGGGACACATGCCGGGCTATGTGCTGCCGCCGATCCCCGACGGGTTGCACATTCGCCCCGTCGCCTTTGCCACCCTGGATGGCGATGCCGCGCGCGGGGAGTGGTTGACCTGGAAAACGGACTACCCAACGGCGACGGTGCTTTATGTGCACGGTGGTGGCTACGTCACGTGCTCGCCGCAGACGCATCGTCCGATTACGGTGACGCTTGCCACGCTACTGCGTGGACGGGTCTTCGCGCTGGACTACCGCCTGGCGCCCGAGCACCGCTTTCCAGCCGCGCTTGACGACGCAGTAGCGGCTTACCGCTGGCTGGTGGAAACCCAGGGGGTGTCACCCAACCGGCTCATCATCGCCGGGGACTCGGCTGGTGGCGGCCTTACCGTTTCAACGCTGGTTCGACTGCGTGAGTTGGGCGTGCCGCTGCCGGCCGGGGCAGTGCTTTATTCGCCCTGGACCGACCTGGCCGGCACGGGCGACACGCTCGAAACGAATACTGAGCGCGACGTGATGTTTTACGGCGCGGGCATCCGGCTGGCGGGACGCATCTATGCCGGGGACACGCCCCCCGACCATCCATTGGTATCACCACTCTACGCCGACCTGCGCGGACTGCCTCCACTGCTCGTTTTTGCCAGTTCAAGTGAAGTCCTGCTGGATGATGCCCGCCGGCTAGCCACGCGCGCGGGCGAGGCCGGCGTTTCTGTCGCCCTCCACATTGAAGCCGACCTGCCGCATGTGTGGCCACTCTTTTGCCGTCTCATCCCAGAGGGTCGGCGAACGCTGGCTCAAACCGCGGCCTTTGTGCGGCGTGTCATTAATCAAGTCCCACCCCCCGCATCCCTGTGGTCAGAGTCCTGTCATGACAACCGCATCGCTTCGCGCGCTATTGTCGCATCTCATTGA
- a CDS encoding glutamate-5-semialdehyde dehydrogenase, producing the protein MLDLRPMMTAAKAASRQAAVLDTAVKNQALLALANAIGARRAELQAANAEDLAAAERAGLPAPLRDRLALTDSVLAAMVDGLRDIAAQPDPVGEIGELRRRPNGLLVGRMRIPLGVVAIIYESRPNVTVDAAALCLKAGNAVVLRGGSEAFHSNQALGRLMGEVLERLGLPPALVTVIPTPDRAVMAELLKLDDLVDLVIPRGGKELIRFVAEHSRIPVIKHFEGVCHTYLDASADPEVAVPVVVNAKAQRPATCNATETLLIHAAAVETCLVPVIQALLAAAVEIRACERTRQALRAHGVTAERIVPAQASDFGCEFLDHILAVKVVDDYAAAVAHIQTYGSSHTEAIVTRDHATAMRFIRDIGSSTVIVNASTRFADGQQLGLGAEIGISTTKLHAFGPMGARELTTQKFVVFGEGQTRT; encoded by the coding sequence ATGCTTGACCTTCGCCCAATGATGACCGCCGCCAAAGCCGCCAGCCGCCAAGCAGCGGTGCTTGACACTGCGGTGAAAAACCAGGCGCTCCTGGCCCTGGCCAACGCCATCGGGGCCCGTCGCGCCGAACTACAGGCAGCGAACGCGGAAGATTTGGCCGCCGCCGAACGGGCCGGACTGCCCGCCCCGCTGCGCGACCGGCTCGCGCTGACCGATTCAGTTTTGGCCGCGATGGTGGACGGGCTGCGTGACATTGCGGCGCAGCCGGACCCCGTTGGCGAAATCGGCGAACTCCGGCGCCGCCCAAACGGCCTGTTGGTCGGACGCATGCGCATCCCGCTGGGCGTCGTGGCCATCATTTACGAATCTCGTCCAAACGTGACGGTGGATGCGGCGGCGCTCTGCCTCAAGGCCGGGAATGCCGTTGTCTTGCGCGGCGGCTCCGAAGCCTTCCACTCCAACCAGGCGCTGGGACGGCTCATGGGCGAAGTCTTGGAACGGCTGGGACTGCCACCGGCGCTTGTGACGGTGATTCCAACGCCCGACCGCGCCGTGATGGCCGAACTGCTGAAGCTCGACGACCTCGTTGATCTGGTCATCCCACGCGGAGGCAAGGAACTCATCCGGTTTGTGGCCGAACACTCGCGCATTCCGGTCATCAAGCACTTCGAGGGCGTGTGCCATACCTACCTCGACGCCAGCGCCGATCCGGAGGTGGCCGTTCCGGTTGTCGTCAACGCCAAGGCGCAGCGGCCGGCAACGTGCAACGCCACCGAAACCCTGCTCATTCATGCGGCGGCCGTGGAAACCTGCCTGGTGCCGGTCATCCAGGCGCTCCTGGCGGCAGCCGTTGAGATTCGCGCCTGTGAACGCACGCGCCAGGCCTTGCGCGCGCACGGCGTGACGGCCGAGCGCATCGTTCCGGCCCAGGCTTCGGACTTCGGCTGTGAGTTTCTGGACCACATTCTGGCCGTCAAGGTCGTTGACGACTATGCGGCCGCCGTGGCGCATATCCAGACCTACGGTTCCAGCCACACCGAAGCCATCGTCACCCGCGATCATGCCACGGCCATGCGCTTCATTCGTGACATTGGCTCATCAACCGTCATCGTCAACGCCTCGACACGCTTTGCCGACGGACAACAGCTTGGTCTCGGCGCCGAAATTGGCATCAGCACGACCAAGCTCCATGCCTTCGGCCCAATGGGGGCGCGGGAACTCACAACCCAGAAGTTTGTCGTTTTTGGCGAAGGGCAGACACGTACTTGA
- a CDS encoding acetyl-CoA C-acetyltransferase, which yields MTRDAFIFDAIRTPRGRGKASGALYEVKPIDLVTQLLRELQRRHGFNTSEVDDIILGCVTPIGDQGANLAKTAALYAGYAETVAGQQINRFCASGLEAVNHAAMRVRSGWEDLVIGGGVESMSRVPMGSDGGAMMLDPQVSARLRFVPQGIGADLIATLENFSREDVDAYALRSHQRAARATADGYFRRSLVPVTDLNGLQLLDRDELIRPDTTLDALAQLQPSFAQMGELGFDAVAQLRYPGVERIRHVHTAGNSSGIVDGAALVLVGSRDKGDALGLKPRARIVAAAVTGSEPTIMLTGPLPATRKVLAKAGMTIADIDLFEVNEAFASVVLKFSRDMDVDPETINVNGGAIAMGHPLGATGAMLLGTALDELERRDKTTALITLCVGGGMGIATIIERV from the coding sequence ATGACGCGCGACGCCTTCATTTTCGATGCGATTCGCACACCGCGCGGGCGCGGCAAAGCGTCCGGGGCGCTGTATGAGGTCAAGCCCATTGACCTAGTGACCCAGCTCCTGCGCGAGCTGCAACGGCGGCATGGCTTCAACACCAGTGAAGTTGACGACATCATTCTCGGTTGCGTAACGCCCATCGGCGACCAGGGGGCCAACCTTGCCAAGACGGCGGCGCTCTACGCCGGCTATGCCGAAACGGTTGCCGGACAACAAATCAATCGCTTCTGCGCCTCTGGACTGGAAGCCGTCAATCATGCCGCCATGCGGGTGCGGTCCGGGTGGGAAGACCTGGTGATCGGTGGCGGCGTGGAGTCCATGAGCCGGGTTCCCATGGGTTCGGACGGCGGGGCAATGATGCTGGACCCACAGGTGAGCGCTAGGCTGCGCTTCGTGCCCCAGGGCATCGGCGCCGACCTGATTGCAACCCTGGAAAACTTTTCACGTGAGGACGTGGACGCCTACGCGCTACGCTCGCACCAGCGCGCGGCCCGGGCCACGGCAGACGGCTACTTCCGGCGCTCGCTCGTCCCCGTCACCGACCTGAACGGACTTCAGCTTCTCGACCGGGACGAACTCATCCGCCCGGATACGACGCTCGACGCGCTGGCCCAACTCCAACCGTCCTTTGCCCAGATGGGCGAGCTTGGGTTCGATGCCGTCGCGCAACTGCGCTATCCCGGCGTCGAGCGGATTCGCCATGTTCACACGGCGGGCAACTCGTCCGGCATCGTGGACGGAGCGGCGCTGGTCCTGGTCGGAAGCCGCGACAAGGGTGACGCGCTCGGCCTCAAGCCCCGCGCCCGCATCGTGGCGGCCGCCGTCACCGGCAGTGAACCGACCATCATGCTCACCGGTCCGCTGCCGGCCACGCGCAAGGTCCTGGCCAAAGCCGGGATGACCATTGCTGACATTGACTTGTTTGAGGTCAACGAGGCCTTTGCGTCGGTCGTCCTGAAGTTTTCCCGCGACATGGACGTTGACCCCGAAACGATCAACGTCAATGGCGGCGCGATTGCCATGGGGCACCCGCTGGGCGCGACCGGGGCGATGCTGCTCGGAACCGCGTTGGATGAGCTGGAACGGCGCGACAAGACAACCGCGCTCATCACGCTGTGCGTTGGCGGTGGCATGGGGATTGCCACGATCATCGAACGGGTTTGA
- a CDS encoding 3-hydroxyacyl-CoA dehydrogenase NAD-binding domain-containing protein: MAFRYEKDTDNIVTITMDMPNRSANVINAEFNNALADVFTQLKAESELTGVVITSAKKTFLAGADLEPMLDVRDPAALFNEIQQVKRIFRGMETFGKPFVAAINGAAMGGGLELALACHYRVLLDRPDAQVGLPEVTLGLIPGGGGVTRMTRMLGLETALPLLTEGKRLSPAEAKALGVVNELAATPEELMAKAKAWIHANPHPQQPWDTKGYRLPGGDPRTPKVAQMIAAAPAVLLKKTRGNFPAPLAILSAAVEGALVDFDTADRIESRYLANVATGQVAKNMITAFWFQLNQINGGGSRPADVPPAKFSKVGILGAGMMGSGIAYACATAGLSVVLKDTTQEQAEKGKAYTEKVLRPRIEKGRMTEAQLAETLARIHPTTNPEDLRGCELIIEAVFEDRAVKRDATQEAEARLEPTAIFASNTSTLPITSLAQVSERPENFIGLHFFSPVDKMPLVEIIVGAKTSPETLARSFDFVRQIKKTPIVVNDSRGFYTSRVFGTYTSEGLTLLAEGQAASVIEQAGLQAGMPVGPLAVSDEVSLKLMQYVRQQTERDLAAEGKPIPDQPSNRVLDAMLAQGRAGKAAKAGFYEYPPEGKKFLWPGLRELFPPQAALPFEDIRDRLLFIQAIETVRCLEENVLRSVADANLGSLFGWGFPAYTGGTLQFINGYGIRAFVERAQALATKYGSRFAPPARLLAMAEAGESFPTL; this comes from the coding sequence ATGGCGTTTCGGTACGAAAAGGATACGGACAACATCGTCACCATCACGATGGATATGCCGAATCGGTCGGCAAATGTCATCAATGCGGAGTTCAACAACGCGCTTGCGGATGTGTTCACCCAGCTCAAGGCAGAAAGCGAACTGACCGGCGTGGTCATCACCTCGGCCAAGAAAACCTTCCTGGCCGGGGCCGACCTGGAACCCATGCTGGACGTCCGCGATCCGGCGGCGTTGTTCAATGAAATCCAGCAGGTCAAGCGCATCTTTCGCGGCATGGAAACCTTCGGGAAGCCCTTTGTGGCCGCCATCAACGGCGCGGCCATGGGTGGCGGACTGGAGCTGGCGCTCGCTTGCCACTATCGCGTCCTGCTTGACCGCCCGGACGCCCAGGTGGGACTGCCGGAAGTGACTCTGGGGCTGATTCCAGGCGGCGGCGGCGTCACCCGGATGACCCGCATGCTGGGGCTGGAGACGGCACTGCCGCTTCTGACCGAAGGGAAGCGTTTGTCGCCGGCCGAAGCCAAGGCGTTGGGGGTCGTCAACGAACTGGCAGCGACGCCCGAAGAACTCATGGCCAAAGCCAAAGCCTGGATTCACGCCAACCCGCATCCCCAGCAACCCTGGGACACCAAAGGTTATCGGTTGCCGGGCGGCGACCCACGGACGCCGAAAGTCGCGCAGATGATCGCCGCCGCGCCGGCCGTCCTCCTGAAGAAAACCCGTGGCAATTTCCCCGCCCCGCTGGCCATTCTCAGTGCGGCTGTAGAGGGCGCGCTGGTGGACTTCGACACCGCCGACCGCATCGAATCACGCTACCTAGCGAACGTGGCGACCGGACAAGTCGCCAAAAACATGATCACGGCCTTCTGGTTTCAGCTCAACCAAATCAACGGTGGCGGCAGTCGCCCGGCCGATGTGCCACCGGCGAAATTTTCCAAGGTTGGCATTCTCGGCGCCGGCATGATGGGCAGCGGCATTGCCTACGCCTGCGCGACCGCCGGGTTATCGGTTGTTCTCAAGGACACCACCCAGGAGCAGGCCGAAAAAGGGAAAGCTTACACAGAGAAAGTGCTCCGTCCACGGATCGAAAAAGGACGGATGACCGAAGCCCAACTGGCCGAGACGCTGGCGCGGATTCATCCAACGACCAACCCGGAAGACCTGCGTGGCTGCGAACTCATCATCGAAGCCGTTTTTGAGGATCGCGCCGTCAAGCGCGATGCCACCCAGGAGGCCGAAGCCCGGTTGGAGCCGACGGCAATTTTTGCTTCCAATACCTCGACCCTCCCCATCACCAGCCTCGCCCAGGTTTCTGAACGGCCGGAAAACTTCATTGGGCTGCATTTCTTCTCGCCGGTGGACAAAATGCCGCTCGTGGAAATCATCGTCGGGGCAAAGACGTCACCGGAGACGCTCGCCCGCAGCTTTGATTTCGTTCGGCAGATCAAGAAAACGCCCATCGTCGTCAATGATAGTCGTGGCTTTTATACTTCGCGCGTTTTCGGCACCTACACGTCCGAAGGCTTGACCTTGCTGGCCGAGGGACAGGCGGCAAGCGTGATCGAACAGGCCGGGCTACAGGCCGGGATGCCGGTCGGCCCACTGGCCGTCTCGGACGAAGTCAGCCTCAAGCTCATGCAGTACGTCCGGCAGCAAACCGAGCGCGACTTGGCAGCGGAGGGCAAGCCGATTCCCGACCAACCATCGAACCGCGTCCTGGACGCGATGCTCGCCCAGGGACGCGCTGGCAAGGCGGCCAAGGCTGGCTTTTACGAATATCCGCCCGAAGGCAAGAAGTTTCTCTGGCCGGGACTGCGCGAGCTGTTTCCACCCCAGGCCGCCCTGCCCTTTGAAGACATCCGCGACCGGTTGCTGTTCATTCAGGCGATTGAAACCGTCCGCTGTCTCGAGGAAAATGTGCTGCGTTCGGTGGCGGACGCCAATCTGGGCAGCCTGTTCGGTTGGGGCTTCCCAGCCTATACCGGTGGAACGCTACAGTTCATCAACGGCTATGGCATTCGAGCGTTCGTCGAGCGCGCGCAAGCGTTAGCGACCAAGTATGGCTCGCGCTTTGCGCCGCCGGCCCGGCTGCTCGCCATGGCCGAAGCCGGTGAATCGTTTCCAACCCTCTAG